From a single Nicotiana tabacum cultivar K326 unplaced genomic scaffold, ASM71507v2 Un00123, whole genome shotgun sequence genomic region:
- the LOC142178974 gene encoding uncharacterized protein LOC142178974, translated as MARPYSEIQILLNNFTANDNNWQVDGEPLRALKQKTAGVLELDDFSAMWAYIAGLADQMNKMTMHQAQHMQHVQQMSTCCELCGEGHTSDICPVNPESIYYVGQQARGSMNQNAQYGNTCNPNWRNHPNFSSSGNQNIGPQANYNHPPQPPQQSEESLTDMMKRLLLDNQKVMAENQQLRIEFRNLESQFGKMANNQNIRPDGALPSDIEKNPQVNAVTLRNGRELVEVPKKKNEQSGLEEERVPKPVEIHLNILLMDMLHEVPKYVKYFKDIVANKRKLTEFETGALTEECTSRIQHKLPEKHKDPGSFTFPVSIGEMDVGRALCDLGASINLMPLSVLKQLGLGALRPTTVLLQLADRSYVYPEGVIEDVLLQIGKFIFFADFIIMDYEADELVPIILGRPLLATGDAIIKVREGRMILRVDNEEAVFNVYRAIQLPRHYEDLSMIFVVKINEPAVEPSVFKEDALEKSLMLFNHLELEEEEEKLLRVLREHKHAIGWTMSDIKGIVLGHKVSKDGLEVDNAKVEAIEKLLEKEVPFKFDDTCLKAFEELKKKLVSAPIIVAPDRKEPFELMYDDSDGAIRAVLGQRRSKIFHSIYYASKTVTPAKINYTVTEKELFVVVWVFDKFRAYLVGTKVIVYTDHAAIRYLFEKKDTKPRLIRWVLLLQEFDLEIRDSKGSENQVADYLSRLETRNRVAKGDVIKEIFPNELLLAITAGEVP; from the exons atggcaagaccgtatagtgagATCCAGATCCTGCTAAacaatttcactgctaatgataatAATTGGCAAGTAGATGGGGAACCACTAAGAGCACTTAAACAAAAGACAGCAGGTGTGCTCGAGCTTGATGATTTCTCAGCCATGTGGGCATATATAGCGGGATTAGCAGATCAGATGAATAAGATGACAATGCACCAAGCACAACATATGCAACATGTGCAACAGATGTCTACTTGCTGCGAGTTATGTGGTGAAGGTCACACAAGTGACATATGCCCCGTGAATCCTGAATCCATCTACTACGTGGGGCAACAAGCTAGAGGGTCGATGAATCAAAATGCTCAATATGGCAACACATGCAATccgaactggaggaatcatcctaacttctcttcGAGTGGAAATCAGAACATCGGGCCTCAAGCGAATTATAATCATCCACCTCAACCTCCACAGCAATCAGAAGAGAGTCTGACTGACATGATGAAAAGGTTGTTGCTAGACAATCAGAAAGTTATGGCTGAGAATCAACAATTGCGCATAGAGTTCAGAAATCTAGAGAGTCAGTTTGGGAAAATGGCTAACAATCAGAATATTAGACCTGATGGAGCTCTCCCAAGTGATATAGAGAAAAATCCTCAAGTCAATGCAGTGACGTTGAGAAATGGGAGAGAGTTAGTAGAAGTGCCTAAGAAGAAAAATGAGCAGTCTGGGCTCGAAGAAGAAAGAGTGCCAAAACCTGTAGAG ATACACTTGAACATCCTTTTGATGGACATGCTTCATGAGGTCCCAAAATATGTAAAATATTTTAAGGATATAGTGGCAAATAAGAGGAAGTTAACTGAATTTGAGACCGgcgcacttactgaggagtgcacttccagGATTCAACATAAGCTTCCAGAAAAGCATAAGGATCCGGGTAGTTTTACCTTCCCCGTGAGTATTGGTGAAATGGATGTGGGTAgagccttgtgtgatttgggtgcaagtatCAATCTGATGCCGTTGTCAGTGTTGAAACAATTGGGATTAGGAGCTCTGAGACCCACCACGGTACTACTACAGTTAGCTGACAGATCTTATGTCTATCCTGAGGGGGTAATTGAGGACGTCTTGCTGCAGATTGGGAAGTTTATTTTCTTTGCAGATTTTATCATCATGGACTACGAGGCTGATGAGTTAGTTCCTATCATCTTGGGACGACCTCTTTTGGCCACTGGAGATGCCATTATCAAAGTTCGAGAAGGTAGGATGATCCTGAGGGTGGACAATGAAGAAGCGGTCTTCAATGTATATCGAGCCATTCAGTTGCCTCGTCATTACGAGGACCTGTCCATGATTTTTGTGGTGAAGATAAATGAACCAGCCGTTGAGCCAAGTGTATTTAAAGAAGATGCACTAGAAAAATCATTGATGTTGTTCAATCACTTGGAACTGGAAGAAGAG gaagaaaagctctTAAGGGTGCTGAGGGAGCACAAGCATGCCATTGgttggacaatgtctgacataaaGG GTATAGTGTTGGGACACAAAGTATCCAAAGATGGACTGGAAGTTGACAACGCTAAGGTTGAAGCAATTGAAAA GTTGTTAGAGAAGGAGGTGCCATTCAAGTTTGACGATACTTGTCTGAAAGCATTCGAGGAGCTGAAAAAAAAGTTAGTGAGTGCACCTATCATAGTGGCTCCTGACCGGAAAGAGCCATTTGAGCTGATGTATGATGATAGTGATGGTGCAATTAGGGCCGTATTGGGCCAGAGGAGGAGCAAAATTTTTCACTCCAtttactacgcaagcaagactgTTACTCCTGCTAAAATAAATTATACTGTGACAGAAAAGGAGTTGTTTGTTGTAGTGTGGGTGTTCGATAAATTTCGGGCCTATTTGGTTggcaccaaagtcatcgtctacacagaccATGCAGCCATCAGGtatttgtttgaaaagaaagataCTAAACCAAGGCTAATTCGTTGGGTTTtactcttgcaagaatttgatttggagatccgaGACAGTAAAGGATCagagaatcaagtggctgatTACTTATCTAGGTTAGAAACTCGGAATCGTGTAGCTAAGGGAGATGTCATCAAGGAAATATTCCCGAATGAGCTACTATTGGCCATTACTGCTGGGGAGGTGCCATAG